In a genomic window of Bacillaceae bacterium S4-13-56:
- a CDS encoding M20 family metallopeptidase produces the protein MSSILTYLKNNQNNMEDTLLQLVKAESPSRNKCLTDQCGLVLQNSFEILVGGAIDVIEKEEVGNQYRFTCGNEGAEEQILIIGHYDTVWDQGAIPIRREGDKLYGPGTFDMKGGLTCTLWALRALKEAGITGKRKVVFLVTSDEEVGSEHSRAIIEEEAKKSSLVFVPESSISPNGDVKTFRKGMGIFKLKVHGKAVHAGIDPWSGASAIDELALQLADLKKIDNREEGISVNIGTVSGGTRTNVVADYAEADIDLRFQAKNQGDMLENAVLHRPSFIRGTTVEVVGSINRYPLERTESVMTLYEQIKEIVAEHGYDIGHGDSGGGSDGNFTAGVGVPTIDGLGPVGDGAHASNEHVLLENLPYRAALLAELIRRNLG, from the coding sequence ATGTCTAGCATACTTACGTATTTAAAAAACAATCAAAACAATATGGAAGATACTTTACTTCAGTTAGTCAAGGCTGAGTCGCCTTCTAGAAACAAATGTTTAACCGATCAATGTGGTCTAGTTTTACAAAATAGCTTTGAAATATTAGTTGGTGGGGCTATTGATGTCATCGAAAAAGAAGAAGTGGGAAATCAATATCGCTTTACTTGTGGAAATGAAGGGGCGGAAGAACAAATTTTAATCATCGGGCACTATGATACGGTTTGGGATCAAGGTGCGATACCGATTCGAAGAGAAGGTGATAAACTATATGGTCCTGGTACGTTTGACATGAAGGGTGGTTTAACGTGTACCTTGTGGGCATTAAGAGCATTAAAAGAAGCGGGAATTACTGGGAAAAGGAAAGTCGTTTTCTTGGTTACGTCTGATGAAGAGGTGGGAAGTGAGCATTCTCGAGCGATTATTGAAGAGGAAGCTAAGAAAAGCTCACTCGTATTTGTGCCCGAATCTAGCATCTCACCAAATGGTGATGTAAAAACATTCCGAAAAGGGATGGGGATATTTAAGTTGAAAGTGCACGGTAAAGCCGTCCATGCAGGTATTGATCCATGGTCGGGTGCCAGTGCTATTGACGAACTTGCTCTTCAGTTGGCTGATCTTAAAAAAATAGATAATAGGGAAGAGGGCATTTCCGTAAATATTGGAACCGTGTCTGGTGGGACTAGAACAAATGTAGTCGCAGATTATGCCGAAGCAGACATTGATCTCCGTTTTCAAGCGAAAAATCAAGGCGATATGTTAGAGAATGCTGTCTTACATCGCCCATCATTTATTCGGGGAACAACTGTAGAAGTAGTTGGCTCCATTAATCGTTATCCACTTGAACGAACCGAATCGGTGATGACTCTCTACGAACAAATAAAGGAAATCGTAGCAGAGCATGGCTATGATATCGGGCATGGTGATTCCGGTGGAGGAAGTGATGGGAATTTTACCGCTGGTGTCGGGGTTCCGACGATTGATGGGCTTGGACCAGTAGGAGATGGTGCCCATGCTTCCAATGAGCATGTTCTCTTAGAAAATCTACCATATCGCGCTGCTTTGCTAGCTGAACTGATTCGTAGGAATTTGGGGTAA
- a CDS encoding creatininase family protein — MMTMNVTKFKEIQGRIKTVLLPIGMIEAHGPHCALGTDVLIPREFVRRLESEVGDQVLMAPEVTYGHSWGLAPFSGTIDISSEAFSNYVFEVCKGFYQQGFEHIILFNGHGGNISSLDIVTEKLADLGVSTLTINWFIDYREEIKHIAPEPGHAGEDETSLVLAINKNYAFTDGVGSHEIPIQKRFRMKDGGKILYPEGFSGNAGAASVEKGEQLFQMLTELVRKDLEKFWGLVKNKEVL, encoded by the coding sequence ATGATGACGATGAACGTAACAAAGTTTAAAGAGATTCAAGGGAGAATCAAGACGGTACTCCTGCCTATTGGAATGATCGAAGCCCATGGTCCGCACTGTGCCCTTGGGACAGACGTCTTAATACCACGTGAATTTGTAAGAAGATTAGAATCAGAAGTAGGGGATCAGGTGTTAATGGCACCCGAAGTAACCTATGGACATTCGTGGGGGCTAGCGCCATTTTCGGGAACTATTGATATATCATCGGAAGCATTCTCGAATTATGTTTTCGAGGTTTGCAAAGGATTTTATCAGCAAGGATTTGAACATATCATTCTATTTAACGGTCACGGTGGAAATATATCAAGCTTAGATATCGTGACTGAAAAACTGGCAGACTTAGGCGTTAGTACATTAACGATTAACTGGTTTATTGATTATCGAGAGGAGATTAAACATATTGCTCCTGAACCTGGTCATGCAGGTGAAGATGAAACCTCCCTCGTATTAGCCATTAATAAAAATTATGCTTTTACCGATGGAGTAGGTAGCCACGAAATCCCTATTCAAAAAAGATTCCGCATGAAAGACGGTGGAAAAATTTTATATCCTGAGGGTTTCTCGGGAAACGCAGGGGCAGCCTCTGTCGAGAAAGGTGAACAGCTTTTTCAAATGTTGACCGAACTTGTACGTAAGGATTTAGAGAAGTTTTGGGGTCTAGTTAAAAATAAGGAGGTATTATAA
- a CDS encoding M28 family peptidase — translation MKAMLTDTHKQLVEAVSGERLMEFIAEMTKEVRLSGSEEELRALQYAKDQLDQMGLETKLTFHDGYISLPISAELKVGGDSYPCITHSMSTSTGDVGLESGLVYVKQVHADMDVAGKILLTEGIATPGAVELIEKGDALGGIFINGPITHEMIVSRVWGNPTPETKKELPTIPILSITEKEGHLLKGKLSQATDQVTAKMKTVVDTGWRKIPTLVAELKGDVEPEKFVLFSGHIDSWHYGAMDNGSANATMLEVARIFTEQKVPLRRTLRLAFWSGHSHGRYTGSTNYCDTHWEDLHENCTLHVYIDSVGGKGATILGESNCMEETKDYGGSFVEALTGEKFIGKRFGRGGDQSFWGVGIPALFMGLSEQPISDDVASQTLVKLFGGIKSGGFGWWWHTTEDTLDKIDQENLKRDCQVYTAVLFDACTRKVLSINHAAAVGELKNALLDYAKIAEDKLNLSLALERICRLESLAFEINAILMEREWTEEEVKEVNKLLLDLSHTLIPLNYVNGDAFHQDLAMNQPVLPLLKDISVLSELEAGTDQFFEWKTALKRRLNKVEYTLITAIRIAEKLVGRADRDGSHQHT, via the coding sequence ATGAAAGCCATGTTGACAGATACACATAAACAGTTAGTCGAAGCAGTTTCTGGAGAAAGATTGATGGAATTTATCGCCGAAATGACAAAAGAAGTACGTTTATCTGGATCGGAGGAAGAGCTACGAGCCCTTCAGTATGCAAAGGATCAACTAGATCAAATGGGATTAGAAACGAAATTGACCTTTCACGATGGGTATATTAGCTTACCCATATCTGCAGAATTAAAGGTAGGTGGCGATTCCTATCCTTGTATCACTCATTCGATGTCTACCTCAACTGGAGATGTGGGATTGGAAAGTGGACTTGTTTACGTTAAACAGGTTCATGCTGATATGGATGTTGCGGGGAAGATTTTGTTAACCGAAGGGATTGCTACACCAGGTGCGGTAGAACTCATAGAAAAGGGGGATGCACTCGGTGGGATTTTTATCAACGGCCCAATAACTCATGAGATGATTGTTTCTCGAGTCTGGGGAAATCCAACACCTGAAACCAAGAAAGAATTACCCACCATTCCTATCCTTTCCATTACGGAAAAAGAAGGTCATTTATTAAAGGGAAAACTGAGCCAAGCTACTGATCAGGTAACCGCTAAGATGAAAACCGTTGTAGATACTGGTTGGAGGAAGATTCCAACCTTAGTGGCCGAATTAAAAGGGGATGTTGAACCTGAAAAGTTTGTCCTATTTAGTGGCCATATCGATTCCTGGCATTACGGGGCCATGGATAATGGGAGTGCAAATGCGACGATGCTGGAGGTTGCTCGTATTTTTACTGAACAAAAGGTTCCTCTCCGTCGGACTCTTCGTTTAGCTTTTTGGTCTGGACATTCCCATGGTCGATATACGGGATCCACCAACTATTGTGATACACATTGGGAGGATTTACACGAGAATTGTACGCTTCATGTTTATATCGATTCTGTTGGAGGGAAAGGTGCAACGATATTAGGCGAAAGTAATTGTATGGAGGAGACCAAGGATTACGGAGGTTCATTTGTTGAAGCATTGACGGGTGAAAAGTTTATTGGTAAACGCTTCGGACGTGGTGGGGACCAATCGTTCTGGGGTGTAGGTATTCCTGCCTTGTTCATGGGTTTATCCGAGCAACCTATTAGTGACGACGTAGCATCCCAAACTTTGGTGAAATTATTTGGGGGAATTAAATCCGGTGGGTTTGGATGGTGGTGGCACACTACCGAAGATACCCTAGACAAAATTGATCAAGAGAATTTAAAACGTGATTGCCAGGTTTATACCGCCGTTCTTTTCGATGCCTGCACAAGAAAAGTGTTATCCATCAACCATGCTGCCGCAGTTGGAGAATTAAAAAATGCATTGTTAGATTACGCTAAAATTGCTGAAGACAAGTTGAATTTATCCTTAGCATTGGAACGCATCTGTAGGTTGGAGTCACTTGCATTTGAGATTAATGCAATTTTGATGGAAAGAGAATGGACAGAGGAAGAGGTTAAGGAAGTAAACAAATTGCTATTGGACTTGTCGCACACCCTCATTCCTCTGAATTATGTAAATGGTGATGCTTTTCACCAGGACTTAGCCATGAACCAGCCTGTTTTGCCTCTGTTAAAAGATATTTCTGTTTTGTCAGAACTAGAAGCAGGAACGGACCAATTTTTTGAATGGAAGACCGCTTTAAAACGCCGATTGAATAAAGTGGAATATACACTGATTACAGCCATTAGAATAGCTGAAAAGTTGGTAGGTCGTGCTGATAGGGACGGTTCTCACCAACACACTTAA
- a CDS encoding SDR family oxidoreductase: protein METLSGKVAIITGASSGIGQATAKKLAGEGAKVVLAARREDRLQQSKAEIESAGGEATFKVTDVTSYEQMQDLAQFAIKTYGKIDVMFNNAGLMPLSFMDKLKVEEWDRMVDVNIKGVLYGIASVLPFMKERNSGHILTTSSVAGHGVFPAGTVYCGTKFAARIFMEGLNKELVNTNIRTTSISPGVVQTELMDFITDEDVKPRYEAPDLPSLTSEDIANAVYYAISQPSGVAVNEVIIRPTNQG from the coding sequence ATGGAAACTTTATCAGGGAAAGTAGCGATTATTACTGGAGCCTCCAGTGGAATTGGTCAGGCTACTGCCAAAAAACTAGCTGGAGAAGGGGCGAAAGTCGTCCTTGCAGCAAGAAGAGAGGATAGACTTCAACAATCAAAAGCTGAGATTGAATCGGCTGGAGGAGAAGCTACATTCAAGGTGACAGATGTAACTTCTTATGAGCAAATGCAGGATTTAGCCCAGTTTGCTATAAAAACGTACGGGAAAATTGATGTTATGTTTAATAATGCTGGTCTCATGCCGTTATCCTTTATGGATAAGCTGAAGGTTGAGGAGTGGGATCGCATGGTTGATGTGAATATTAAAGGAGTATTATACGGAATTGCTTCTGTATTGCCGTTTATGAAAGAAAGAAATAGTGGCCATATCCTTACAACCTCATCCGTTGCAGGTCATGGAGTATTTCCAGCTGGCACCGTATATTGTGGAACAAAATTTGCGGCACGTATTTTCATGGAGGGGTTAAATAAGGAGTTAGTCAATACAAATATTAGGACAACAAGTATCTCTCCTGGAGTTGTTCAAACAGAGTTAATGGATTTCATTACCGATGAGGATGTAAAACCTAGATATGAAGCACCAGACCTCCCCTCCTTAACTAGCGAAGATATAGCAAATGCCGTTTATTATGCTATTTCTCAACCATCAGGAGTTGCCGTAAACGAAGTTATTATTCGCCCAACCAACCAGGGATAA